A genomic region of Rhodococcus pyridinivorans contains the following coding sequences:
- a CDS encoding YciI family protein yields the protein MALFAVEYTYSDATASARDEHRPKHRAWLGDLVEQGIVRATGPWTDGSGALILVDVADEAAARELMAQDPFAQRDLVDAVRITGWNPVMGVFNS from the coding sequence ATGGCCCTGTTCGCCGTCGAGTACACCTATTCGGATGCGACCGCCTCGGCGCGCGACGAGCACCGCCCGAAGCACCGAGCATGGCTCGGCGATCTCGTCGAACAGGGCATCGTGCGGGCGACCGGCCCGTGGACCGACGGTTCGGGTGCGCTCATCCTCGTCGACGTGGCCGACGAGGCCGCGGCGCGCGAACTGATGGCCCAGGACCCGTTCGCGCAGCGCGACCTCGTCGATGCCGTGCGCATCACCGGGTGGAACCCGGTGATGGGCGTGTTCAACTCCTGA
- a CDS encoding energy-coupling factor ABC transporter ATP-binding protein, with protein MSEIRFREVRHAYGDRTVLDGVDVVLTERRVGIVGANGSGKSTMARMINGLLVPSSGSVTVDGLDTARKGREVRKKVGFVFTDPDHQIVMPTVAEDVAFSLRRSGLGKEEREARVGQVLADFGLAGHHDHPSHLLSGGQKQLLALAAIMVTDPAVLVADEPTTLLDLRNTKLIARTFASLPQQVIAVTHNLELLVDFDRVLVVDSGRVVADDEPASALAFYRNMIG; from the coding sequence ATGAGCGAGATCCGATTCCGGGAGGTGCGGCACGCCTACGGCGACCGCACCGTCCTCGACGGGGTCGACGTGGTCCTCACCGAACGACGCGTCGGCATCGTCGGAGCGAACGGCAGCGGCAAGTCGACGATGGCGCGCATGATCAACGGCCTGCTCGTCCCGTCGTCCGGCTCGGTGACCGTCGACGGCCTCGACACGGCGCGCAAGGGCCGGGAGGTCCGCAAGAAGGTCGGATTCGTCTTCACCGACCCGGACCATCAGATCGTCATGCCGACGGTCGCCGAGGACGTCGCCTTCTCGCTGCGACGCAGCGGACTCGGCAAAGAGGAACGCGAAGCCCGGGTAGGGCAGGTCCTCGCCGACTTCGGGCTCGCGGGGCATCACGACCACCCCAGCCACCTGCTGTCGGGCGGCCAGAAGCAGTTGCTCGCGCTCGCCGCGATCATGGTGACCGACCCGGCGGTGCTCGTCGCGGACGAACCGACGACCCTGCTCGACCTGCGCAATACGAAGCTCATCGCGCGCACCTTCGCGAGCCTTCCGCAGCAGGTGATCGCGGTGACCCACAATCTCGAACTCCTCGTGGACTTCGATCGTGTGCTGGTGGTCGACTCGGGGCGGGTCGTCGCCGACGACGAACCGGCGTCCGCGCTCGCGTTCTACCGGAATATGATCGGGTGA
- the pspM gene encoding phage shock envelope stress response protein PspM, translating to MNVSGDDRTGNIPGSVVSAFRDATGNAMEAARRWRDPAARLRRKKRRARRRASFFGAGSGTTAIGTATLAVASAPEWTLVAAGGATAALAVPAVLAVRTFRRLDAVPLPPPPPRRRSLPPAGSVARAPMERLAANEESLRRLLGVLVRSNSVAPDDLTEIDDAARAAASALDAVVEDVVALESAAQGSAAAKTHLSAAIVDAGERLGTGVDQFEELVAAAARLAATAEGNRSLAMLDQRRAELIATSDKLESWAQSWRELGQIEQRYHP from the coding sequence GTGAACGTCTCCGGAGACGACCGGACCGGGAACATCCCCGGTTCGGTCGTCTCTGCGTTCCGTGATGCCACCGGCAACGCGATGGAGGCCGCGCGCCGCTGGCGCGATCCCGCCGCCCGCTTGCGGCGTAAGAAGCGTCGCGCGCGTCGGCGTGCCAGTTTCTTCGGTGCCGGCTCGGGCACCACGGCGATCGGCACCGCGACCCTGGCCGTCGCGTCGGCTCCCGAATGGACGCTCGTCGCGGCCGGGGGAGCGACGGCGGCTCTCGCAGTGCCTGCCGTCCTCGCCGTCCGTACCTTCCGTCGCCTCGATGCGGTGCCGCTGCCCCCACCGCCGCCGCGCCGCCGGTCGCTGCCACCGGCCGGTTCGGTCGCCCGCGCCCCGATGGAACGCCTCGCGGCGAACGAGGAGAGCCTGCGGCGCCTGCTCGGTGTGCTCGTGCGGTCGAACTCCGTGGCCCCCGACGACCTCACCGAGATCGACGACGCGGCCCGCGCAGCCGCATCCGCACTCGATGCCGTCGTCGAGGACGTCGTTGCCCTCGAATCCGCCGCGCAGGGCAGTGCGGCCGCCAAGACCCACCTGTCCGCGGCCATCGTCGACGCGGGCGAGCGTCTCGGGACGGGTGTCGACCAGTTCGAGGAACTCGTCGCCGCCGCAGCACGCCTCGCCGCGACCGCCGAGGGTAACCGGTCGCTGGCGATGCTCGACCAGCGACGCGCCGAACTGATCGCCACGTCCGACAAACTCGAGAGCTGGGCGCAGTCCTGGCGCGAGTTGGGGCAGATCGAGCAGCGTTACCACCCCTGA
- the pspA gene encoding phage shock protein PspA, which translates to MANPFVKGWKYLMALFNSKIDEKADPKVQIQQAIEDAQRQHQALSQQAASVIGNQRQLEMKLNRQLDEVEKLNASARQAVMMADEATAAGDTEKAIQYTNAAEAFAAQLVTAEQSVEDLKVLHDQSLQAAAQAKKAVEQNAMALQQKVAERTKLLSQLEQAKMQERVSESLRSMDSTLAAPGTTPSLDAVREKIERRYANALGSAELAQNSVQGRMLEVQQATVQMAGHSRLEQIRASMKGEALPGTPANPAVDTRKEPPNAAGTTGR; encoded by the coding sequence ATGGCTAATCCTTTCGTCAAGGGCTGGAAGTACCTGATGGCGCTTTTCAACTCGAAGATCGATGAGAAGGCCGATCCGAAGGTCCAGATTCAGCAGGCGATCGAGGACGCGCAGCGTCAGCATCAGGCACTCTCGCAGCAGGCGGCCTCCGTTATCGGTAACCAGCGTCAGCTCGAGATGAAGCTCAACCGTCAGCTGGACGAGGTGGAGAAGCTCAACGCGAGTGCCCGCCAGGCCGTCATGATGGCCGACGAGGCCACGGCGGCGGGCGACACCGAGAAGGCGATCCAGTACACGAACGCGGCCGAGGCCTTCGCGGCACAGCTCGTCACCGCCGAGCAGTCCGTCGAGGACCTCAAGGTGCTGCACGACCAGTCGCTCCAGGCCGCCGCGCAGGCCAAGAAGGCCGTCGAGCAGAACGCCATGGCGCTGCAGCAGAAGGTCGCAGAGCGCACGAAGCTGCTCAGCCAGCTCGAGCAGGCCAAGATGCAGGAGCGCGTGAGCGAGTCGCTGCGTTCGATGGATTCGACCCTCGCAGCTCCGGGCACCACTCCGAGCCTCGATGCCGTCCGCGAGAAGATCGAGCGTCGCTACGCCAACGCTCTCGGTTCGGCCGAGCTCGCCCAGAACTCGGTGCAGGGCCGCATGCTCGAGGTTCAGCAGGCCACCGTCCAGATGGCCGGTCACAGCCGACTCGAGCAGATCCGGGCGTCGATGAAGGGCGAGGCGCTTCCGGGCACCCCCGCCAACCCTGCCGTCGACACGCGCAAAGAGCCCCCCAACGCTGCCGGTACCACCGGCCGCTGA
- the pgsA gene encoding CDP-diacylglycerol--glycerol-3-phosphate 3-phosphatidyltransferase, producing MSTPRQHVTASGGSGAAPGPHAGSPHDPVPLWNIANILTVGRIALVPVFLVLLFVGDGHDIGWRLAATGVFAIAAITDRIDGQLARKHGLVTDFGKLADPIADKALIGAALVGLSMLGDLSWWVTGIIAARELGITALRFAVLRHAVIPASRGGKLKTLVQTLAIGVYLLPLPESVAPVAIGLMILAVALTVVTGLDYVVQAIRLRTGVRRSESETARAEDVPRVDVAGEGAAGEGAAAQDMPGDGRTVGEDAR from the coding sequence ATGAGCACGCCCCGCCAGCATGTCACCGCGTCGGGCGGGAGCGGCGCCGCACCGGGACCGCACGCCGGGAGCCCGCACGATCCGGTGCCGTTGTGGAACATCGCCAACATCTTGACGGTGGGTCGGATCGCGTTGGTACCGGTCTTCCTGGTGCTGCTCTTCGTCGGCGACGGGCACGACATCGGGTGGAGGCTCGCGGCGACCGGAGTCTTCGCGATCGCCGCCATCACCGACCGGATCGACGGTCAACTCGCGCGAAAGCACGGTCTCGTCACCGATTTCGGCAAACTCGCCGATCCTATCGCCGACAAGGCCCTCATCGGTGCCGCGCTGGTCGGGCTGTCGATGCTCGGTGACCTGTCGTGGTGGGTCACCGGGATCATCGCTGCTCGGGAGCTGGGGATCACCGCCCTGCGGTTCGCCGTGCTCCGGCACGCCGTGATCCCGGCGAGTCGCGGTGGCAAGCTCAAGACGCTGGTGCAGACGCTCGCCATCGGTGTCTACCTGCTGCCGCTGCCCGAATCGGTGGCGCCGGTGGCGATCGGCCTGATGATCCTGGCGGTCGCCCTGACGGTGGTGACGGGACTCGACTACGTGGTCCAGGCGATCCGGCTGCGTACCGGGGTGCGCCGGAGCGAGAGCGAGACCGCCCGTGCGGAGGACGTCCCGAGGGTGGACGTCGCGGGGGAGGGCGCCGCGGGGGAGGGCGCCGCTGCCCAGGACATGCCGGGCGACGGCCGCACGGTGGGTGAGGACGCCCGGTAA
- a CDS encoding helix-turn-helix domain-containing protein, which yields MALLLREALGDSLRRTRVSQSRTLREVSSSARVSLGYLSEIERGRKEASSELLAAICDALEVPLSDVLFDVSGLLADGLDRRTDMETTAADTAPAERSDDGATAEPGLLAQEPRMVIPAPAAQALAAA from the coding sequence ATGGCGCTGTTGTTGCGTGAGGCACTCGGTGACAGCCTTCGGCGCACCCGTGTTTCGCAGAGCCGCACCCTGCGCGAAGTCTCCAGCAGCGCCCGGGTCAGCCTCGGCTATCTCTCGGAGATCGAGCGCGGCAGGAAGGAGGCCTCGAGCGAACTGCTCGCGGCCATCTGCGATGCACTGGAGGTCCCGCTGTCCGACGTGCTGTTCGATGTGAGCGGTCTGCTGGCGGACGGCCTCGACCGTCGCACGGACATGGAGACCACCGCAGCCGACACGGCACCGGCCGAGCGGTCCGACGACGGCGCCACCGCCGAGCCCGGGTTGCTCGCGCAGGAGCCGCGCATGGTGATCCCTGCACCCGCCGCACAGGCGCTGGCAGCCGCCTAA
- a CDS encoding CbiQ family ECF transporter T component yields the protein MNTFGLYHPGRSVLHRLPAGAKLLAVAALILALTLWIRQPWQVLPALALAVLAYAAARIPPRLAVVQLRPLVWMLAIIAAFQVLVAGWERAVVICGSLLVAVALAALVTLTTRTTDMLDAIVRAARPLARVGVDPDRVGLVLVMTVRAIPLIGTVVTRVTEARKARGLGFSLRALVVPVVVGALRTAEAMGEALAARGVDD from the coding sequence GTGAACACGTTCGGCCTCTACCATCCCGGACGCTCCGTCCTGCACCGGCTTCCGGCGGGAGCGAAGCTGCTCGCGGTCGCAGCACTGATCCTTGCGCTGACCCTGTGGATCCGGCAACCCTGGCAGGTGCTTCCCGCCCTGGCCTTGGCCGTGCTCGCGTATGCGGCCGCGCGCATACCTCCGCGTCTGGCGGTTGTGCAGCTGCGGCCGCTGGTGTGGATGCTGGCGATCATTGCAGCGTTCCAGGTGCTCGTGGCGGGGTGGGAACGGGCGGTGGTGATCTGCGGGTCGCTGCTCGTGGCGGTCGCCCTGGCCGCCCTGGTGACCCTCACGACGCGGACCACCGACATGCTCGACGCGATCGTGCGGGCGGCCCGTCCCCTCGCGCGCGTCGGGGTCGATCCCGACCGGGTGGGACTCGTGCTGGTGATGACCGTCCGCGCGATCCCGCTGATCGGCACCGTGGTCACCCGCGTGACCGAGGCACGCAAGGCGCGCGGTCTCGGATTCTCGTTGCGGGCGCTGGTGGTTCCGGTGGTGGTGGGAGCCCTCCGCACCGCGGAGGCGATGGGCGAGGCCCTCGCCGCTCGCGGTGTCGACGACTGA
- a CDS encoding amino-acid N-acetyltransferase, which produces MTTPPTNHDSNDRMVVRRARTSDVPEIKRLIDIYAGRILLEKNLVTLYEAVQEFWVAELGGRVVGCGALHVLWSDLGEVRTVAVDPSVKGHGAGHLIVERLIEVARELELERLFVLTFEVEFFARHGFTEIQGTPVTAEVYAEMCRSYDTGVAEFLDLSYVKPNTLGNTRMLLTL; this is translated from the coding sequence ATGACGACACCGCCGACGAACCACGACTCGAACGATCGAATGGTCGTACGGCGCGCCCGAACCTCCGACGTGCCCGAGATCAAGCGGCTCATCGACATCTATGCGGGCAGGATTTTGCTCGAGAAGAATCTGGTGACCCTGTACGAGGCCGTCCAGGAGTTCTGGGTGGCCGAACTCGGGGGTCGGGTCGTCGGGTGCGGGGCCCTGCACGTGCTGTGGTCGGATCTCGGCGAGGTGCGCACCGTGGCCGTCGACCCGTCCGTCAAGGGCCACGGCGCAGGTCACCTGATCGTCGAGCGCCTCATCGAGGTCGCCCGCGAGCTCGAGCTGGAACGACTGTTCGTGCTCACCTTCGAGGTGGAGTTCTTTGCGCGGCACGGTTTCACGGAGATCCAGGGGACTCCGGTGACGGCCGAGGTCTATGCGGAGATGTGCCGGTCGTACGATACGGGCGTCGCGGAGTTCCTGGACCTGAGCTACGTGAAACCGAACACGCTCGGGAACACCCGGATGCTCCTCACCCTCTGA
- a CDS encoding TerC family protein, whose product MHVNLTTWLITIAVIIGLFIFDFFAHVRKPHAPTLRESGFWSAVFVAIAILFGVIVFAVWGPTYGGEYFAGYITEKALSVDNLFVFVIIMATFAVPREYQQKVLTIGIVLALVMRGAFIAVGAAAINAYSWVFYLFGFFLIYTAVKLIRDHGEDPQAISENRMVKLARKFLPVHDEYDGDRLVTRIDGKKFVTPMLLALVAIGFTDILFALDSIPAIYGLTNEPYLVFTANAFALMGLRQLFFLIGGLLERLVYLSYGLSIILAFIGVKLVLHALHENTLGWINGGEHVAVPEISTGVSLIVIVGVLAVTTVASLLKTRGEKESVRS is encoded by the coding sequence ATGCACGTAAACCTGACTACCTGGTTGATCACGATCGCCGTCATCATCGGGTTGTTCATCTTCGACTTCTTCGCCCACGTCCGCAAGCCGCACGCGCCCACACTGCGCGAATCCGGTTTCTGGTCGGCCGTCTTCGTCGCCATCGCGATCCTCTTCGGCGTGATCGTCTTCGCGGTCTGGGGACCGACCTACGGCGGTGAGTACTTCGCCGGCTACATCACCGAGAAGGCGCTGTCGGTCGACAACCTCTTCGTGTTCGTCATCATCATGGCCACCTTCGCGGTGCCCCGTGAGTACCAGCAGAAGGTCCTCACCATCGGCATCGTGCTGGCGCTGGTCATGCGCGGAGCCTTCATCGCGGTCGGTGCCGCGGCGATCAACGCCTACAGTTGGGTGTTCTACCTGTTCGGCTTCTTCCTCATCTACACGGCGGTCAAGCTCATCCGCGACCACGGTGAGGACCCGCAGGCCATCTCGGAGAACCGGATGGTCAAGCTGGCCCGGAAGTTCCTGCCGGTGCACGACGAGTACGACGGCGACCGCCTCGTCACCCGCATCGACGGCAAGAAGTTCGTCACGCCGATGCTGCTCGCGCTCGTCGCGATCGGCTTCACCGACATCCTCTTCGCGCTCGACTCGATCCCCGCGATCTACGGTCTGACCAACGAGCCGTACCTGGTGTTCACTGCGAACGCCTTCGCGCTGATGGGCCTGCGCCAGCTGTTCTTCCTCATCGGCGGTCTGCTCGAGCGGTTGGTCTACCTGTCCTACGGACTGTCGATCATCCTCGCGTTCATCGGCGTGAAGCTGGTGCTCCACGCCCTGCATGAGAACACGCTCGGCTGGATCAACGGCGGCGAGCACGTCGCCGTCCCGGAGATCTCCACCGGCGTGTCCCTGATCGTGATCGTCGGAGTGCTGGCCGTGACGACGGTGGCCAGCCTGCTCAAGACGCGCGGTGAGAAGGAATCCGTCAGGAGTTGA